The following coding sequences are from one bacterium window:
- a CDS encoding cupin domain-containing protein, whose amino-acid sequence MERIKWQDVPAETPEGMPGVRIHWVIDKTRGAENFAMRVFEVAPGASTPYHHHWYEQEMYFLEGEGVAVSPQGEQLLTPGNVLWVQPEEPHAIRNTGSVPMKFICCVPTKKS is encoded by the coding sequence ATGGAACGCATCAAGTGGCAGGATGTCCCGGCCGAAACGCCCGAAGGGATGCCGGGAGTTCGAATCCACTGGGTCATCGATAAGACCCGAGGCGCTGAGAACTTCGCTATGCGCGTCTTTGAGGTGGCGCCGGGGGCCAGCACGCCGTATCACCACCATTGGTACGAGCAGGAGATGTACTTCCTGGAAGGAGAGGGGGTCGCGGTCTCTCCGCAAGGCGAACAGCTGCTGACGCCCGGGAACGTGCTTTGGGTCCAACCCGAAGAACCCCACGCGATTCGGAATACGGGGTCCGTGCCGATGAAGTTTATCTGTTGCGTGCCCACCAAAAAGTCCTAA
- the der gene encoding ribosome biogenesis GTPase Der, with the protein MGLPTVAIVGRPNVGKSSLFNRLLSRRHAIVSDVPGITRDRLEAPCRWRGREFLLVDTGGLVPGDPEPLVVQVRRQAERAIASAHAVLFVVDAVTGLTPQDEEIADALRRGRRPVMVIANKVDTPALAANAYEFHALGLGEPIMVSATHGLGIGELLDAVIGILPDSVLAEAPEETVGVVFLGRPNVGKSSLVNALLGEERVIVDARPGTTRDAIDISLRYDGRPVTVIDTAGLRRRSRVVAGVEYYSTRRTHDALSRADVAVLVVDAVQGITDQDQRIARTVYEAGRASVIAVNKWDLLSGYTPEHIHRVAQQELRFLGEVLVCLTVAVRGEGISHLMAAVFRAADARATRIATGPLNRLIDEAVRANNPPANATGRHLHIYYATQPTTKPPAFVLFVDDPNLLTDGYRRYLEGRMRATFDLAGTPVRWVLRRRRPPAPARTTR; encoded by the coding sequence ATGGGGCTACCCACCGTCGCCATCGTCGGCCGCCCTAACGTCGGGAAGTCTTCGTTGTTCAACCGGCTGCTCAGCCGCCGCCACGCGATCGTGTCCGACGTCCCGGGGATCACCCGGGATCGCCTTGAAGCACCGTGCCGGTGGCGGGGCCGCGAGTTTCTCCTGGTCGACACGGGAGGCCTGGTGCCGGGAGACCCTGAACCCCTCGTGGTGCAGGTGCGGCGGCAGGCCGAGCGCGCGATCGCCTCCGCCCACGCCGTGCTGTTCGTCGTCGACGCGGTCACGGGGCTGACCCCGCAGGATGAGGAGATCGCAGACGCGCTCCGGCGGGGACGCCGTCCGGTCATGGTGATCGCCAACAAAGTGGACACCCCGGCCCTCGCGGCGAACGCGTACGAATTCCACGCCCTGGGGTTGGGGGAGCCGATCATGGTGTCCGCCACACACGGGCTGGGCATCGGCGAGTTGTTGGACGCCGTGATCGGGATCCTCCCCGACTCGGTGCTCGCGGAGGCGCCCGAGGAAACCGTGGGGGTCGTGTTCCTGGGCCGCCCGAACGTGGGCAAATCCTCGCTGGTCAACGCGCTGCTCGGCGAAGAGCGCGTGATCGTCGACGCGCGACCGGGGACGACACGCGATGCCATCGACATCTCGCTTCGGTACGACGGCCGGCCGGTGACGGTGATCGATACGGCGGGGTTGCGCCGGCGGAGCCGGGTGGTCGCGGGGGTCGAATACTACAGCACACGACGAACCCACGACGCCCTTTCCCGCGCGGACGTGGCCGTTCTGGTCGTGGATGCCGTTCAGGGGATCACGGACCAAGATCAGCGGATCGCCCGGACCGTGTACGAGGCGGGGCGCGCGAGCGTGATCGCTGTCAACAAATGGGACCTCCTCAGCGGGTATACTCCCGAGCACATTCATCGCGTCGCCCAGCAGGAACTCCGATTCCTCGGGGAAGTGCTGGTGTGCCTGACGGTTGCCGTTCGGGGCGAGGGGATCTCCCACCTGATGGCGGCGGTGTTCCGCGCCGCGGATGCCCGGGCCACGCGGATCGCGACCGGGCCCCTCAACCGGCTGATCGACGAGGCGGTCCGCGCGAACAATCCGCCCGCGAATGCGACCGGGCGGCACCTGCACATCTACTACGCGACGCAACCCACCACCAAACCGCCGGCATTTGTCCTCTTCGTCGACGACCCGAACTTGCTCACCGACGGATATCGCCGCTACCTGGAGGGCCGGATGCGGGCCACGTTTGATCTCGCCGGAACGCCCGTGCGGTGGGTCCTCCGCAGGAGGAGACCCCCGGCCCCCGCACGAACCACGCGGTGA
- the plsY gene encoding glycerol-3-phosphate 1-O-acyltransferase PlsY: MLLAVVVASYLIGSIPTGLIVVRLLTGEDIRRHGSGNIGTVNVLRVAGVATAAVVLAVDILKGMIPVLLTARLGVSAWTVVACGLAAIAGHNWSVFLGFQGGKGIATSFGVLLGLSWPAAGVAAAVWVVAVAVTRYASLGSLLGVVSVPITLWRARQPVEYVYFGVIASLFAIYRHRANIQRLVAGTELHITDRESLKK; this comes from the coding sequence ATGCTGCTCGCGGTCGTCGTTGCCAGTTATCTCATCGGTTCCATCCCGACCGGACTGATCGTGGTCCGTCTCCTGACCGGTGAGGATATCCGCCGCCACGGCAGCGGCAACATCGGGACGGTCAACGTGCTCCGCGTGGCCGGCGTCGCCACCGCCGCGGTCGTGCTCGCCGTCGATATCCTCAAAGGCATGATCCCCGTCCTCCTGACCGCGCGGCTCGGCGTATCGGCGTGGACCGTCGTTGCCTGCGGTCTCGCGGCGATCGCCGGACACAACTGGTCGGTGTTCCTGGGATTTCAAGGGGGAAAGGGGATTGCGACCTCGTTCGGCGTTCTCCTTGGGCTCTCGTGGCCCGCCGCCGGGGTCGCCGCGGCGGTCTGGGTGGTCGCGGTCGCGGTCACCCGGTATGCCTCGCTCGGCTCGCTGCTGGGCGTGGTCTCCGTCCCCATCACCCTTTGGCGGGCGCGGCAGCCGGTCGAGTACGTGTACTTTGGGGTCATCGCCTCGCTCTTCGCGATCTATCGCCACCGGGCCAACATCCAGCGTTTGGTGGCGGGAACCGAGTTGCACATTACCGATCGAGAGTCCCTCAAAAAATAA
- a CDS encoding ketopantoate reductase family protein: MRVLCFGAGAIGSLVGARLSLCGIDVTVFGRRAHVAAIRTHGLILEAPHERLVCKEIDSITTLDDLAAPPDLVLLTVKAYDTRAALEILRPVLHAGVRILSLQNGIGNEELIATAAGAHRTVAGSITISARCPRPGVVRQNSEAGGIAVAPVDPRQDSADLVALFKGAGLSAQYHRDFRAMKWSKLLLNMFTNATAAILDLPPVEVVDHPKLFRVERDAFREAGRVMRVLGLRPVTLPGYPVPLWQAAVAAPPWMIRPVLRRYIRRGRGEERPSLWHDLHRGRPQSEVEVLNGAVVQEGGRLGVPTPVNAVLTEVLIGLAGGRQDPAQFRHRPEALLALLNGGSRGAAPPQVL; this comes from the coding sequence ATGCGAGTGTTGTGCTTCGGAGCCGGGGCGATCGGATCCCTGGTGGGGGCCCGGTTGTCGCTCTGTGGCATCGATGTCACCGTTTTTGGCCGGCGTGCGCACGTCGCGGCGATCCGCACCCACGGCCTGATCCTTGAGGCGCCGCACGAACGGCTGGTCTGCAAAGAGATCGACTCTATCACGACGCTCGACGATCTCGCTGCCCCACCCGACCTCGTCCTGCTGACCGTGAAAGCCTATGATACCCGCGCCGCCCTGGAGATCCTCCGCCCGGTGCTCCACGCGGGCGTGCGGATCCTTTCGCTGCAAAACGGCATCGGCAATGAAGAGTTGATCGCGACGGCGGCCGGCGCTCATCGGACGGTCGCGGGGAGTATCACGATCAGCGCACGATGTCCGCGGCCGGGAGTGGTCCGACAGAATAGCGAGGCGGGGGGTATTGCCGTGGCGCCCGTGGACCCCCGGCAGGATTCGGCGGACCTGGTCGCGCTCTTCAAAGGGGCGGGCCTGTCGGCCCAATATCACCGGGACTTTCGGGCGATGAAGTGGAGCAAGCTCCTCCTGAATATGTTCACCAACGCCACCGCGGCGATTTTGGATCTGCCTCCGGTTGAGGTGGTCGACCACCCTAAGCTCTTTCGTGTTGAGCGGGACGCGTTTCGCGAAGCCGGCCGTGTGATGCGTGTGCTCGGGCTTCGCCCGGTGACGTTGCCTGGGTATCCGGTCCCCCTATGGCAGGCCGCGGTCGCCGCGCCTCCCTGGATGATCCGGCCCGTCCTCCGCCGATACATTCGCAGGGGTCGGGGCGAGGAAAGGCCTTCGCTGTGGCATGATCTTCATCGGGGTCGGCCCCAGAGCGAAGTGGAGGTGCTCAACGGCGCCGTGGTGCAGGAGGGAGGCCGGCTGGGGGTACCGACGCCGGTCAACGCTGTGTTGACCGAAGTCCTCATCGGTCTCGCCGGTGGACGTCAGGACCCCGCTCAGTTTCGACACCGACCGGAGGCGCTGCTCGCACTGCTCAACGGGGGGAGCCGTGGTGCGGCCCCGCCACAGGTGCTATAA
- a CDS encoding lysophospholipid acyltransferase family protein yields MVFGISRALIRIVLRMLCGFRVEGREHEPPSGPVIIVSNHVSDLDPLVVGSAVRRRCRFMAKIELFGPPLLRWWVSACGAFPVRRGAPDRQALRTARAILERGGVLVMFPEGTRGTNSRDLRPPEPGAALLALRTHATILPVAVIGTDTVLPRGAHRLSRGVIRVRIGPPIRMAGSEETAGGTRADRDRIEEVGRHFMGMIGALLADADPS; encoded by the coding sequence GTGGTCTTCGGGATCTCTAGGGCGCTGATCCGGATCGTCCTCCGGATGCTGTGCGGTTTCCGCGTGGAAGGCCGTGAGCACGAGCCCCCCTCAGGTCCGGTGATCATCGTGAGCAACCACGTCAGCGACCTGGACCCGCTGGTGGTCGGATCCGCGGTTCGCCGCCGCTGCCGCTTCATGGCGAAGATCGAACTGTTTGGTCCGCCGCTGCTGCGGTGGTGGGTCAGCGCATGCGGGGCGTTCCCTGTCCGCCGCGGCGCCCCGGACCGTCAGGCGTTGCGGACGGCGCGCGCCATCTTGGAACGGGGAGGGGTGTTGGTGATGTTCCCCGAGGGGACCCGCGGGACCAACAGCCGGGACCTGCGGCCTCCCGAGCCGGGCGCGGCGTTGCTCGCCTTGCGCACCCACGCCACCATCTTGCCCGTTGCCGTGATTGGGACCGACACCGTACTCCCCCGGGGTGCCCATCGGTTGTCACGTGGCGTGATTCGGGTCCGGATCGGACCGCCCATCCGAATGGCGGGTTCCGAGGAAACCGCAGGCGGCACGAGAGCCGACCGGGACCGAATTGAGGAGGTGGGCCGGCACTTCATGGGGATGATCGGCGCGCTGCTCGCGGACGCCGACCCGTCCTAG
- the ispH gene encoding 4-hydroxy-3-methylbut-2-enyl diphosphate reductase, with protein sequence MKIIVAKHMGFCGGVRRAVDIAQKTARSAGGPVQTLGPLIHNPQVVRRLEEAGVKVAERPQDLGGMAFVVSAYGVEHAVLEEARTKGMAVVDATCPVVIRAHAVTEKLAAEGYQVIAVGDHGHPEMVTLKELLGDRVTVVHTREEAARIKLTGKVGVVSQTTQSQENFRQVVGDLALRVRELKVLNTLCPAITVRQEEADEMIPQVDALLVIGGHGSSNTTRLAEMGRARQLPTHHIETADEISPEWFEGVDALGVVSGASTPDWIIESVLLRLQELGGS encoded by the coding sequence GTGAAAATCATTGTAGCCAAACACATGGGTTTTTGCGGTGGCGTGCGTCGCGCCGTCGACATCGCGCAGAAGACGGCGCGGTCCGCGGGAGGGCCGGTGCAGACGCTGGGGCCTTTGATCCACAACCCCCAGGTGGTGCGCCGGCTGGAAGAGGCCGGGGTCAAGGTTGCCGAACGCCCGCAGGATCTGGGCGGGATGGCGTTCGTCGTCTCCGCTTACGGGGTCGAGCACGCGGTGTTAGAAGAAGCCCGGACGAAGGGGATGGCGGTCGTGGACGCGACGTGTCCCGTGGTGATCCGGGCGCATGCCGTGACCGAGAAACTGGCCGCCGAAGGATACCAGGTCATCGCGGTGGGCGACCACGGCCACCCGGAGATGGTCACGCTCAAGGAGTTGCTGGGCGACCGGGTCACGGTCGTGCACACTCGCGAGGAGGCGGCTCGCATCAAGCTCACCGGGAAAGTCGGGGTGGTCTCGCAGACCACCCAATCCCAAGAAAACTTCCGCCAGGTCGTGGGGGATCTGGCGCTTCGGGTACGCGAGCTCAAGGTCCTCAACACGCTCTGCCCCGCGATCACGGTCCGCCAGGAAGAAGCGGATGAGATGATCCCGCAGGTCGATGCGCTGCTCGTCATCGGCGGGCACGGAAGTTCAAATACGACCCGGTTGGCCGAGATGGGACGCGCCCGGCAGCTGCCCACCCACCATATCGAGACCGCCGACGAGATCTCCCCCGAGTGGTTTGAGGGGGTTGACGCGCTGGGGGTCGTGTCGGGCGCCAGCACCCCGGATTGGATCATCGAAAGCGTGCTCCTGCGGCTTCAGGAGTTGGGAGGGTCCTGA